The genomic interval TGTAGATGCCGATGCGCACGGGGGTGCGGGTGTCCTGCATGGCGTAAAACGCGGGAACAAACACCTTGGCGGCACTGAAAACGATCAGGCCGGGGGCATAGAACATGAGGGCGCGGGCGCTCAGCAGGGTGGAATCTTCGGAGAAGCGGCCGCCCCATTCAAAGATGCAGGAAAGGATGTCGGGCGCGAGCACGAGGAGTCCGAGTGCGGCGGGCAGCATGATAAAGGAGAGGTGTCGCAGCGAATGGCTGATGGTTGAGCTCATGGCGGAATGGTTGTCTTCAGCGCGCTGTTCGGAAAACGTGGGGAGCAGTACTGTGCCCATGGCTGTGGCGATGATACCGAGAGGGAAATAGATCATGCGTTCACTGTAGAACAGGGCCGCCGGCGCCCAGTCGCCGATCCAGAGAGCAAGAAGCCGGTCGATCAGAACATTGAACTGCGTGACGGCCATTCCCAGGGCCGCCGGTGCCATAAGCAGGAGCATTTTTCGGATTTTCGGATCATTCCAACGACTGGAGAATTTAAAGGGGCAGCCGAACCGTTTCAGAGCAGGAAGCTGAATGGCCACCTGGGAAATGCCGGCCAGCAGGACCCCCCAGGCCAGTACGGTTGCGCGGGCGGAGGGCTCTTTCCCTGCAATTGGAAATACCGCCAGCATAACCGTGATCAGGATCAGGTTCAGTAGACAGGGGGCAAAGGCGGAGGTGGCAAAATGTCTATAGGAATTGAGGGCCGCCATTGAGAGGGCGGCCAGGCAGATGAAGACCACATAGGGAAACATGATGCGCGAAAGTTCGAAGGTGATGATCCATTTGTCGGAAAAACAGGGGAGTCTGGTGCAGACGGAAAAGAGAAAAACGCCGATGAGGGCAATGGAGGAGAGAAATGCAGCGGTCATGGTGACGACTTTTGCGGCCATATTCCATGCGGCCTGATCGCCTTCCTGAGTACGTGTTTCGATAAAAACGGGGACAAAGGCGGCGGAAAGGGCCCCCTCGCCGAACAGGCGGCGGAACAGATTGGGCAGAGTGAAGGCCACGAAAAAAGCGGAGGCCCAGATGGATGTGCCGAAGTGATAGGCAATAATGATGTCGCGCAGCATGCCCAGTCCGCGGCTGAGCAGCGTGAAACTTCCGACCACCCCGGCGGAACGTATGACTTTCCCGTCTTTCAAAATGTTTCCCTGGTTTGCTTATGCGTTTTGAGCAATAAACCATTAAATGTATCATAAGGCAGGATGCAATGGCAATCAATCGGAGCGGCTCTTGCATCGACCGGTCGGGAATTTTCTGTGGCATCCGGGGTCGGGAATACGGTACCTGTTTGGTTTTGATTGCCTAGTTTCACTGAAAAATCTAAAGATAGGTTATTCATTCAATCAATTTACCAACTATGGACGGAACCGTTTTATGACAGAACCAGGCACCATTCTGATGGGCGATGAAGAGGCGATTAAGGCTTCGTATGCAGAG from Verrucomicrobia bacterium S94 carries:
- the murJ gene encoding murein biosynthesis integral membrane protein MurJ, encoding MLKDGKVIRSAGVVGSFTLLSRGLGMLRDIIIAYHFGTSIWASAFFVAFTLPNLFRRLFGEGALSAAFVPVFIETRTQEGDQAAWNMAAKVVTMTAAFLSSIALIGVFLFSVCTRLPCFSDKWIITFELSRIMFPYVVFICLAALSMAALNSYRHFATSAFAPCLLNLILITVMLAVFPIAGKEPSARATVLAWGVLLAGISQVAIQLPALKRFGCPFKFSSRWNDPKIRKMLLLMAPAALGMAVTQFNVLIDRLLALWIGDWAPAALFYSERMIYFPLGIIATAMGTVLLPTFSEQRAEDNHSAMSSTISHSLRHLSFIMLPAALGLLVLAPDILSCIFEWGGRFSEDSTLLSARALMFYAPGLIVFSAAKVFVPAFYAMQDTRTPVRIGIYIVLINLALNIIFILTLPEYWKHAGMAFSTVLAEAAGMTVLGILLTRRIKDIEWQSIAHSSVRHLCSALLMAVSAWFTARLLLPFFGEMLPQKLANMTALIFAMALGALTYFLLSVLLRVPELRELKSAILRR